From Sander vitreus isolate 19-12246 chromosome 5, sanVit1, whole genome shotgun sequence:
TAAAGAATGTATTAAGTGTTTATATGTGCTTATTAATCCTTGATAGGGGtgttaaagtaaagtgttatCAGCTATTTCTCTAGAAATTAATAACTGCTTTCTTTATGACAAATAAATTAGTGGGTATCTAATATACAGTTTTAGAACTTTGCCTATACTATTGCCTACTCTTTTCCCTATAATAAGTATTAAAttacagtgttgtttttttttctagggAACATCCGCAGAAATCATTATGAAATTACATAACCTGTAAAATAAAGCGTCACTGTATTTATTAAGCTAAATTATTTTTCTGTAGTACTCTGACGACGTGTAGTTTTAATAAGCCATAGTCTTATAATACTTTCCATGTGATTTACAAGCTCCAAAACTCTGTGTTTTCAGTCAGAGTGATAACATGTGTCATGTTTTTCTTCAGAGTAAGATCTGAGAAACCTAAAGAACATAACAGCTTTTGTAACCAGGTCCAGATTTAAGTCTTTGAAGGAGACTTACTCCACATCTCGTTTCTTAATCGTCTTTCCAGATCCTAAGACCTCTGCCACTCGGGATACAATGGGATCATAGTTCATGCTGGCAACAGCAACCACCTCCTCACTCCTATGGGTGGGACAGAGGAGGAAACAATCAGAAACTAGATGGGGAGTCACAATTCAAgactaaaataaatacagagtGAAGATAACACAAGTTAAAACCAAATATTCATCTACAgtacatatacattttttgtttatttaagattgtaaaaaataaaacctacCTGGTGTAAAACGCCACGAATCTCAGTTCATCCAGATCTCCTTGTATTATGACATCATCGAATCCTTCACCGTAACCTTCACAAATTAAAaagtatacacatatatgtgtgtatgtgtcaacaACAGTCCAATTCAGGCTCTCAGTTTTAGGTCTTTAGTCATATTTTCACAGCTAGATGGCAGTGGTGTTACCTCTGATCATTCTCTTACAGCATGTCTGCATCATAACAACACCCTTGAAAATGGACAGATATCTACCTGCATAGCGTATGGTCTTCCCAAACATGGCTGACCAGAAGTAAGGTACAGTTTGGATCTCAGCGGCTCTGCCCATCATGCTGAGAGCTGCCACCCTTCCTGTCAGTAAGGTTGAAAACAAGACACATTTACATGCTTGTCTTTCAGCACCTAAATCCTTATCAAAGTCaattataaatattaatatatatatatatatatatatatatatatatatatatatatatatatatatatatatattagatatgCAGTAGAAATGCAGTCAGGATAACACACTCACCGTGTACATGAGCCATTTGCCAGTGAGGGATGTTCACCTTCTTGTTGTTGCGTGGTAGGAAAGGAAACACCACCACATCTCCTCCCGCAAAGACCCCTTCAGCACTTGTTTGCATCATCTGAGAGAAAGTAAAGGTGTTAACAACATGGGTCAAAACACTCACTAAGGCTTCAGTCCTTTGCAAGATACCTTGTTGACAGTGATGAAGCCCTTGGAGTCCATGTGGATGCCGCTCTGTTTCAGGAAGCCCGTTGCAGGAATACTTCCTGAGAGACATAAGagaaaacagattaaatatgGAGCTGCTACAGTTTATCAAAAGGGAGTCTCATCCTCTCATCCCTTATCACTGCAGATTATGAGGACAGATTTTTAAAAGGTACATTTTGCGTCGTCGTTGACATCACCTGCTCCGATGACACACGCATCTGCCCGCAGAACTTTCCCACTCTTTAGTACCAcctcttttagctgtgtaaacaggaaaaacaaaatgtccaGGCCATGTACTAAATATGAATAATGTAAACAGTTTTGACACTTCTATTCAGGAGATTACCCTTACAACCTCTAAAAACCTTTTTCTGACCCCCTCTTACTTACTTATTACACACTGTGAacacaatacatacaatacagtacACAATTTTCTGTCAAAATTAGAGTGGTTGATTCTTAATTTGCTGCTCACTATAGCGTAAACTACTGAGTATGTAGTGCATGATATAGTAATAGGGAGATTTTTCAAACACAACCTCAGAGTTTTAAAGCATTTGAATCAAAATCTTGGAATAATTTGAGAGTTGACACACACCAAATAGTTTTTATTTGGTTAATATTCGTTTGTTTCTTTTCCAACTAATTTTCATCATGGATTAAAGGTTCAGTTggtaacttttataaaaaaaaatccttttttttgtcatacttgctaaaactgtcactatatcctgacagtagCACACGAGACAgataatctgtgaaaaaaaagatgtttctctgcctcctcctggtgTTCCTAATGGCATCTGCAAGATTCCAGCGTGcctgaaggaaaaaaacaatcagaGCCGAGGAGTCCCTAACGCagtgtcaaaatgttttcagaaacatattctAGTGTACTGTACTTTGTAGGTTTGCACTGGTCACCAGCTAAACAGTGATTGCTTGTTTTCCTTTGGGTGCGTTGGAATTTTGCAAATGCCATTAGGAGCACCAGGAGAAGGCAGAGGAACATCATTTTTCCACAGATTACCTGTCTCATGTGctactgtcaggatatagtgacagCTTCAGCatatatgacaaaaaaagttgtttttaaaaaggttaCCAGCTGCAGCTTTAAACAAGCGAGGGCAGTGCTGCTGAGCATCATGTCATGCTGTTTCTCTCACTTTCTGAATACCTGTCCATGATGGCCAATCATCTCTGCCACCTCGTTCAGCATGTAGAACTTCACCCTGTTTACCTCAAACAGCTGCCgaagacaaaacacaacacaaacacagttacCATGTGGTCTTGCTGGAGTATTTCCCAGAAAAATTGATGATTTGCATTTTAAGTAgtggcattttttttcattccccGAGAGACTAACGATGATAGTATTCTGGAGGTGCTTGATGTTGTACCATGACTGTGTCCCTACCTTCATTATGGCTTTCCCTACTTTCTCTCCGAGAGCTTTTTTAAAGGGGACTGTCTCGATCCCAAtgacagagacagagtgggCCTTGTCAGTTAGAGCTGCAGCCACCTCCATACCTGCCAACACAATAACAGGATACAGTTCATATGTGTAGTAATTAATGCATGATgatacagacaaaaacaagagaaaaaatgaataaatgaatggaaTAATTTAGATATCTCTTTTCATCACTTCATAAATCAGAAGATACTGTCAACAGCCatatttttagaaataaaatgttctatAAATCCAGCTATGAATGATACATGAACAAACCCCTCTGTATAAACATTCAGAATATAGATGGGAATAGAACTGGATGCATGTAAAtgctactgaagtggagatttctggctcagagtatgataaaaaaaaaactcattttgagAAAAGGCCATTTAAAGTATGTATTGTAAAATTCCATACATTTTTATTGGAAACCACTAtttacatctaaaaaaaaaagaagaaagaaagattaGATTAGACTAGATTAGAAAGAAAGCTATTACTTCTTAATGTGGCTCTTTGGACAATTCTTAAGTGTAATTTTTCAAGGTTTCATAAATACGAGCCCAGATCTCATTGTGACATTACTAACTCACTTTCTGGTGTTTTATCCCCTTAATGTGTCACTCCTCTTAATCAGTACAAATGAGAAGAATGTGTTTataaatgtgtctttttctcACCAACAAATGATGTTCCCACAATCACAGCGTTCTTGTTGTTTGCCAGCCGTGCTATGCTGTTAGCGTCCTCGGGCGTCCTGAGGTGAAACACGTTCCTGACGTCCTTGCCTTTGTAGATCATTGGTTTGGGTCTTTCAAGCAAGAAGTGGAAGCAATCAGATGTCAGTTTAATCATTCATCTCAGCTGCTTAATTATCGTACAACGTTTTTGTCCTTACTTGCTTCCTGTAGCAATAAAGAGTTTCCTGTACTCCATCCTCAAGCCATCTTCAAAGGTCACAGAACGTGTTTTCACATCTATCGCCACAGCCTAAAACACACATGGCAGGGTCATACAGGTTTATGCGTTGTGTGGAAATTGCCAAAGACCGATCTAGATCTAATTAATGAATTGATTGATCTGATGTTACCGCCTCTCACCTCTTTCTCTGTGAGCAGTTCAATATCATGATCCTGCAGGAATTCCATGGAGCGCAATCTCAGCTGCTCTGCTGTGCTGTCTAAGGACTAAGGGTCAGCAAGTTAGTGCTGAGTacatcaaacaacaaaaatccCTGAATCCAAAAGCAATCTCCAAAAGCTGGATAACTGTAAGCCAATTAATAATAATCACTTTTAAAGCTTTTCATGGCAATGGAAAGTCACGTCAGTTTGGGTTCAGTTATGTCTGTTTACTTCTGCACAAGTCAAGGTTCTTTAAATCTCTGTTGCTGTGAAGTGTAGCTGTCCCCGTAAGAGCTCCTGTTTCAGCACCTCTGACCGAAGCAGCTCCTGTGCAGTCTGTTACATAACTTTCTTGGCAGATTTCAGTTCTGTCTCAGTTTATGTGTTCAGGGTCTGTGTACAAACCTTACTCAGTTTAGGCCTGTCATATGGAGGATGTCTGTCCATGGTGCACATGACGATGCGGTCAGTGAAGCCCTCTTGCCTCAGTGTCTCTGCACACACCAGACCTGCTGGACCTgcaggtcacaataaacaagGAAAATAATATTGGAAAAGAGACAGTGAAGGGAGATGCTGCTAATCAGAGAGTCAAATACAGCTGGAATCTTGTTGTTCGAGGGACAGAAACACACTGACCTGAGCCAATAATGAGAACATGGCTGAAGCCCATGCTGGAGTTAATAACTGCTGAGCATCGGGCCATGGGCTTGGACCTTTTCTGTGACTGAAGAGCctggaaatgtaaaaaataaataaaaaagaagattAATCAGGTGGTTTGTTTATTTTCCTGCATAAATTCTCCACATTCTTCCTCTCGTTACCTGCTTGTTTGCACGAATGATCACCTTGTCCTTTTCAACTCTGACCTGGAGCAAACAGAGATGAGCGATATGTACACTTTTTGATGGTGCTTAGAGACATGATAAAGCAGGGAATGTGTTAAGAGACAGCACCAGCGGGGAAGGTCACCTGGAAGGTAGGCAGGCTGTCCAGCCCGGGGAAGTCCTCGAGGTCTCCTGTTGCAATGTTGAAGCACGCACCGTGCCACGGACAGCGCACGTGTCCTTTTGACAACACACCTGGAAGGACAGAAAATTACAAATCAAgtatataataatgtatattattaagtttgttaaaaaaaaaaaagattatacctaaaaaaatatattactcACCTTTGACCAGAGGTGCTCCGTAGTGTGGACACTTGTGGGCCATGGCGGAGAACTCCCCGTGTTCTTTGATCAACAAAGCTCTGCCACTTCCCAAGTCAACCTCTCgcatcctgacacacacacacacacacacacacacacgcaaattcACTGAATTATGATTAAATCCTTTAGAGGAAACAAAGTCGACAGGTGAAAAACAACCTGGAAGAAAAATGTCATGCATCAGAACTACAGCTACAACTTACCTTTATC
This genomic window contains:
- the aifm3 gene encoding apoptosis-inducing factor 3 — its product is MGGCFSKPKPVEVKVELSLLEKEKEVDGLSPNGKASPFADSRPNGALGHGSDDDSTPLPLYHKPRDYVEASVCHVKDLENGQMREVDLGSGRALLIKEHGEFSAMAHKCPHYGAPLVKGVLSKGHVRCPWHGACFNIATGDLEDFPGLDSLPTFQVRVEKDKVIIRANKQALQSQKRSKPMARCSAVINSSMGFSHVLIIGSGPAGLVCAETLRQEGFTDRIVMCTMDRHPPYDRPKLSKSLDSTAEQLRLRSMEFLQDHDIELLTEKEAVAIDVKTRSVTFEDGLRMEYRKLFIATGSKPKPMIYKGKDVRNVFHLRTPEDANSIARLANNKNAVIVGTSFVGMEVAAALTDKAHSVSVIGIETVPFKKALGEKVGKAIMKLFEVNRVKFYMLNEVAEMIGHHGQLKEVVLKSGKVLRADACVIGAGSIPATGFLKQSGIHMDSKGFITVNKMMQTSAEGVFAGGDVVVFPFLPRNNKKVNIPHWQMAHVHGRVAALSMMGRAAEIQTVPYFWSAMFGKTIRYAGYGEGFDDVIIQGDLDELRFVAFYTRSEEVVAVASMNYDPIVSRVAEVLGSGKTIKKRDVETGDISWLIDKGSQ